The following proteins are co-located in the Agromyces laixinhei genome:
- a CDS encoding N,N-dimethylformamidase beta subunit family domain-containing protein yields the protein MHRQAPYGRHARYAAAWLAAFLMVVPLAVVMQTAAPASAIDNEISAENALPGSPASEWDVSGAGDESIQGYATQISVNRSETVEFKIDTDAADYGIDIYRLGWYQGNGARKVATIDTAATIETQQPECALIDGTTDDNLVDCGNWSVSASWSVPGDAVSGVYIARPTRADTGGASHIVFIVRDDDGSSDLLFQTSDTTWQSYNPYGGYNAYDTGPEGVNAQKLSYNRPFATRGAERENWLFNSEYPMIRWLERNGYDVSYTTHLDTGTRPEELLEHEAFLSVGHDEYWSQEQRDAVEAARDAGVDLAFFSGNEVYWKIRLEDSTQDPAPDQRTQVIYKEGSAAPLAPDEHRRCYADYSCDPSETWTGLWRESPQSSVADPVIGDPENALTGQISWRSNTAAMEVPGEFAGLRFWRNTDVANLSPADEVTLPYGTIGYEWDPEQEQYANWYPPGRVLLSTTTIQSFAGSEQHHMSLYRAPSGALVFGAGTVQWSWGLDRVHDHGSFMGDPGNTESRTMQQATVNLLADMGAQPATIQSDLVAATASTDSVPPSVAIDSSVASVTGPGTRTVSGTATDEGGVVGAVEVSTDGGSTWRRATGLEEWSYTFSAPAGAPAIRVRASDDSANLSGVVGLGTPVTACPTGLACSSIFAQSVSGEQNADASAVELGVKFRSDVAGQVVGIRFYKTSGNSGAHTGTLWSATGQPLATVTFAAESATGWQEAAFSAPVTIEPGATYVASYHTTTGRYATGSSFANAGVDHPPLHALQEGVDGSNGVYMYGPGGIFPANSWNSANYLVDVLFSSAVPEDAAPPTVTATGPQADSSGANVAADVTAIFSEAMDPASVSSTTFQLHDPAGSVVGAVVSYDALNRRATLDPDTDLAAGTRYVASIRGGEEGVSDAAGNRLAADHVWGFLTGGENTTAPVVIGTSPSADSTGAARDANATVTFSEAMDPASINASTIELRDDAGNLIPASVGYDVAATSAVVDPSGPLAFATRYTVTVKGGAGGVSDASGVPLQSNFTAAFSTAGPDTAPPVVSAIWPTRDAADFGVEANLSAIFSEPMAPDSINGNTVRLRDSAGRTVNAVVTYDAGTRSAVIDPVASLSNSAEYTVTLRGGVGGVTDAAGNPMVDEYSWTFATIARAGTRANPNIGPGGPLLIVKGTSPYGAYLPEMIRAEGLNLFTVRTTSSFSAAALAPYDTLVLGETTLTPDQVTSLTDWVNAGGNLIAMRPSGSLANLLGLAPTGGTGLSEGYLKVDTSTEPGSGIVSSTMQIHGTADLYHPSDAGTHVVARLYSTATTATEFPAVTLRSVGTAGGTASAFTFDLARSIVSTRQGNPAFVGQERDGISPIRSDDLFYTDYIDRSKVAVPQADEQQRLLANLVTETTRDEFPVPRFWYFPRGEVAAVVMTADEHNGGAVPARIANELMRSPAGCFVANWGCVRSTSYQFINYPQISDAQAKTYEQQGFELALHPNSECGDPDRAEFAAMLSEQLAALALHYPSITSPKTSRNHCVFWIDYTTVAEEEEKAGINLDTNYYYWPPSWAATRPGMFTGSAMAQRFLSLDGRLIDVYQAATQMTDESGQEYPSTAVALLDGAIEKGYYGAYVANLHTDRTGGEHDAVIAAAQARSIPVITAEQLLEWTDGRNASSFKNIARNGGELTFTLTPGSGSAGLQAMLPTEGATGTLRSVSRGGTEVSFQTKVVKGVDYAVFAAVDGNYTARYSVDSTAPTISSGTAVATGGTTADVSWTTDEPASPRVEFGTSPTALTSSSQAATLATSHRVQLTGLAPNTTYYYRVVATDAYGNTAEWPETGEPAARFSTPSAAATDTTVSQFGAGSLGTGTYLADSAGGEVQLAPLFGTEFAGSGVPAGWSTGGWTGGTTTFSGGTASVDGSWLRTDVRVASGRAVEFAGTFSGAPYQNAGFGVTLASGGESWAMFGTNETTGVLQARTRNAGGAVIDVALGSQYTGSEHVFRIEWDSSVRFYVDGVLVHTAATVSGTMRALASEYTNGGGDLELKWLRVTPHASNGSFLSRIHDAGVTADWGALSYSAQVPAGSTLALDVRTGDTANPDATWTAFTRVATGEDVPGSGRYLQYRARFTTGDGYVTPVLAAVNLPYTPRPPAPDTTAPTISDLTSQVIGQSTARITWSTDEQATTRVEYGTSPDVLDSAAEVMTLTTAHSIDLLDLAPQSQYFFRVVSADAAGNTATSTVAQFTTPTPDTTAPLITGQTPAPGATEVAVDTDVTVTFNEPMSTPTFTPASVVLRAAGAGTDVAATIAVFGAVVTLDPDANLLPATAYSVTVAGSVADASGNPLGSAATWSFTTASAVATVLDDSTFSQFTAGATDPSTYVANSAGGEVTLAPLIGAEFEGSGVPAGWARGSWTGGTTAFPGGNASVDGSWLRTTASGGSGRALEFSATFTGAAFQNAGFAEALTGANESWAMFGTNETTGVLQARTRNTGGAVVDVALGSQYVGSEHVFRIEWDSGVRFYIDGALVHTAASVGGSMRPLASDYSTGGGGVTLRWMRLTTSLPTITTDFDGAGLPSGWRSSLWAGGSGGTAVSGGVVAVNGALLRTADLSGPGSSLEFVATFGAASFQHVGLGTDLSGSSPWAIFSTMGSTDTLYARTNDAGRFADTPLGTGLVGTAHTYRIDWLEDRLVFSIDGTVRHTANLSLSGRMGVVVSDYTAGGAAVTVDRVQSTSAPRTGVFTSRVLDAGKTAEWQTLDVAAQGPGGTSVVIEVRTGDTVTPDGSWTAFTLVNAGADIPGGSRYIQYRATLTGTTSVSPTLERVGVTGLVAP from the coding sequence ATGCATCGTCAGGCACCCTACGGCAGGCATGCCCGATATGCGGCGGCGTGGCTCGCCGCCTTCCTGATGGTCGTGCCGCTTGCGGTCGTGATGCAGACTGCAGCCCCGGCCAGTGCGATCGACAACGAGATCTCGGCCGAGAACGCCCTGCCCGGGTCGCCGGCTTCCGAATGGGACGTCAGCGGTGCGGGCGATGAGAGCATTCAGGGGTACGCGACGCAGATCAGCGTGAACCGGAGTGAGACGGTCGAGTTCAAGATCGACACGGATGCCGCCGACTACGGGATCGACATCTATCGCCTCGGGTGGTACCAGGGCAATGGAGCCCGGAAGGTCGCAACGATCGACACGGCAGCCACGATCGAGACGCAGCAGCCCGAGTGCGCACTCATCGACGGAACGACCGACGACAATCTCGTGGACTGCGGCAACTGGTCGGTCTCGGCGTCATGGAGCGTACCCGGCGACGCGGTGTCCGGCGTCTACATCGCGCGACCGACCCGTGCAGACACGGGCGGCGCGAGCCACATCGTCTTCATCGTGCGCGACGACGACGGAAGCTCCGACCTGCTGTTCCAGACGTCCGACACGACGTGGCAGTCGTACAACCCGTACGGCGGTTACAACGCCTACGACACCGGACCCGAAGGCGTCAACGCGCAGAAGCTCAGCTACAACCGCCCGTTCGCGACGCGCGGCGCAGAACGCGAGAACTGGCTGTTCAACTCCGAGTACCCGATGATCCGCTGGCTCGAACGCAACGGCTACGACGTCAGTTACACGACCCACCTCGACACCGGCACACGCCCGGAGGAACTCCTCGAGCACGAGGCATTCCTGTCGGTCGGACACGATGAGTACTGGTCACAGGAGCAACGAGACGCTGTGGAGGCTGCGCGTGACGCCGGCGTCGACCTCGCATTCTTCAGCGGAAACGAGGTCTACTGGAAGATCCGGCTGGAGGATTCCACGCAGGATCCGGCGCCGGACCAGCGAACCCAGGTCATCTACAAGGAGGGCTCCGCGGCACCGCTCGCGCCCGACGAGCACCGCCGTTGCTACGCCGACTACTCGTGCGACCCCAGCGAGACATGGACGGGTCTGTGGCGAGAATCGCCGCAGTCGTCTGTTGCAGACCCCGTCATCGGCGACCCTGAGAACGCGTTGACGGGCCAGATCAGCTGGCGTAGCAACACCGCGGCGATGGAGGTTCCGGGCGAATTCGCAGGGCTGCGGTTCTGGCGGAACACCGACGTCGCGAATCTCTCCCCGGCCGACGAGGTCACGCTGCCCTATGGCACCATCGGGTACGAGTGGGATCCCGAGCAGGAGCAGTACGCCAACTGGTATCCACCCGGGCGTGTGCTGCTCTCGACCACGACCATCCAATCGTTCGCCGGCTCGGAACAGCACCACATGAGCCTCTATCGAGCGCCGAGCGGCGCGCTGGTCTTCGGAGCCGGAACGGTGCAGTGGTCCTGGGGCCTCGACCGCGTGCACGATCACGGCAGCTTCATGGGCGACCCGGGCAACACCGAGAGTCGGACGATGCAACAGGCGACTGTGAACCTCCTCGCCGACATGGGAGCCCAACCCGCGACGATCCAGTCCGATCTCGTCGCCGCGACGGCATCGACCGACTCCGTCCCGCCGAGCGTCGCCATCGACTCTTCGGTCGCCAGCGTCACCGGCCCTGGAACACGCACCGTGTCCGGTACGGCCACGGATGAGGGCGGCGTGGTCGGAGCAGTCGAGGTTTCGACCGACGGCGGGTCGACGTGGCGCCGTGCGACGGGGCTCGAAGAGTGGAGCTACACGTTCTCCGCACCGGCCGGCGCCCCCGCCATCAGGGTGCGTGCCTCCGACGACAGCGCGAACCTGAGCGGTGTGGTCGGCCTGGGCACCCCCGTGACAGCGTGCCCGACCGGCCTCGCCTGCTCGTCGATCTTCGCTCAATCCGTTTCCGGTGAACAGAACGCCGACGCGTCCGCAGTGGAACTCGGCGTGAAATTCCGTTCGGATGTCGCTGGACAGGTCGTCGGGATCCGCTTCTACAAGACGAGCGGCAACTCCGGTGCCCACACCGGCACCCTGTGGTCGGCCACTGGCCAGCCGCTCGCAACGGTGACGTTCGCCGCCGAGTCTGCGACAGGATGGCAGGAGGCTGCATTCTCGGCTCCGGTCACGATCGAGCCCGGTGCGACCTACGTCGCGTCATATCACACGACAACCGGCCGCTACGCGACCGGATCGTCGTTCGCGAACGCCGGTGTCGACCACCCGCCGCTGCATGCGCTCCAGGAGGGGGTCGACGGCTCGAACGGCGTGTACATGTACGGTCCGGGAGGAATCTTCCCGGCGAACAGCTGGAACTCGGCGAACTACCTGGTGGATGTGCTCTTCTCTTCCGCCGTGCCGGAAGACGCTGCGCCGCCGACCGTCACCGCCACGGGGCCGCAGGCCGACAGTTCCGGCGCGAACGTCGCGGCGGACGTCACCGCGATATTCAGCGAGGCGATGGACCCCGCCTCGGTGAGTTCGACCACGTTCCAGCTCCACGATCCGGCGGGAAGTGTCGTGGGCGCCGTGGTCTCCTACGACGCGCTCAACCGGCGGGCAACGCTCGACCCCGACACCGACCTTGCCGCGGGTACCAGGTACGTCGCCAGCATCAGGGGTGGTGAGGAAGGTGTGTCGGATGCCGCAGGCAACCGGCTCGCTGCAGACCACGTCTGGGGTTTCCTGACCGGGGGCGAGAACACCACGGCACCGGTCGTCATCGGAACATCGCCGTCTGCGGACTCGACCGGCGCAGCCCGAGACGCGAACGCGACGGTCACGTTCAGCGAGGCCATGGATCCCGCCTCGATCAACGCGTCGACGATCGAACTCAGGGACGACGCCGGCAACCTGATCCCGGCGAGCGTCGGATACGATGTCGCCGCCACTTCGGCGGTGGTCGACCCGAGCGGGCCGCTCGCGTTCGCCACACGGTACACCGTCACGGTCAAGGGCGGCGCCGGCGGCGTGTCGGACGCTTCCGGTGTGCCGCTCCAGTCGAACTTCACCGCGGCATTCAGCACCGCCGGCCCCGACACCGCACCCCCGGTGGTGAGCGCGATCTGGCCGACCCGCGATGCGGCGGACTTCGGCGTCGAGGCGAACCTCTCCGCCATCTTCAGCGAGCCGATGGCACCGGACAGCATCAATGGAAACACCGTTCGACTTCGGGACTCCGCAGGTCGCACGGTGAATGCCGTCGTCACCTACGACGCCGGAACCAGGTCGGCAGTGATCGATCCCGTCGCCTCGCTGTCCAACAGCGCCGAGTACACCGTCACGCTCCGTGGCGGCGTGGGAGGCGTGACGGATGCCGCCGGCAACCCCATGGTCGACGAGTACTCCTGGACCTTCGCCACGATCGCCCGTGCCGGAACTCGTGCGAACCCGAATATCGGTCCTGGCGGGCCGCTTCTCATCGTCAAGGGCACGAGTCCCTACGGCGCATACCTTCCTGAGATGATCCGCGCTGAGGGTCTCAACCTGTTCACCGTGCGCACCACGTCATCGTTCAGCGCGGCCGCGCTGGCGCCGTACGACACACTGGTGCTCGGCGAGACCACGCTGACTCCCGACCAGGTGACCTCGCTGACCGACTGGGTGAACGCCGGCGGCAACCTCATCGCGATGCGGCCATCGGGGTCCCTTGCGAATCTTCTCGGACTCGCTCCCACGGGCGGCACCGGGCTCTCCGAGGGATACCTCAAGGTGGACACTTCGACAGAGCCGGGAAGCGGCATCGTGTCGTCGACGATGCAGATCCACGGCACCGCGGACCTTTACCATCCCAGCGACGCAGGCACGCACGTTGTGGCTCGCCTGTACAGCACCGCGACGACGGCGACGGAGTTCCCGGCCGTGACGCTCCGCAGCGTCGGCACGGCCGGTGGAACGGCATCCGCATTCACCTTCGACCTCGCACGCTCGATCGTCTCCACACGACAGGGCAACCCGGCGTTCGTCGGCCAGGAGCGCGACGGGATCTCGCCGATCCGCAGCGACGATCTCTTCTACACCGACTACATCGACCGGTCGAAGGTGGCGGTCCCGCAGGCAGACGAGCAGCAGAGACTCCTGGCCAACCTCGTCACCGAGACCACCCGTGATGAGTTCCCTGTTCCCCGATTCTGGTACTTCCCGCGAGGCGAGGTCGCCGCCGTCGTCATGACGGCGGATGAGCACAACGGCGGAGCAGTCCCCGCTCGGATCGCCAACGAACTCATGCGAAGCCCTGCGGGCTGTTTCGTCGCCAACTGGGGGTGCGTGAGGTCGACGTCGTACCAGTTCATCAACTACCCGCAGATCTCGGATGCCCAGGCCAAGACGTACGAGCAACAGGGCTTCGAGTTGGCGCTGCACCCCAACTCCGAGTGCGGCGACCCCGATCGCGCCGAGTTCGCCGCGATGCTGTCGGAACAGCTTGCAGCCCTCGCCCTGCACTACCCGAGCATCACTTCGCCCAAGACCAGCCGCAACCACTGCGTGTTCTGGATCGACTACACGACGGTCGCCGAGGAGGAGGAGAAGGCCGGCATCAACCTCGACACCAATTACTATTACTGGCCGCCTTCGTGGGCGGCAACGCGACCCGGCATGTTCACCGGCTCGGCGATGGCACAGCGATTCCTCTCGCTCGACGGCCGCCTCATCGACGTCTACCAGGCCGCTACCCAGATGACCGACGAGTCGGGGCAGGAGTATCCGTCGACAGCAGTCGCGCTCTTGGACGGCGCGATCGAGAAGGGCTACTACGGCGCGTACGTCGCGAACCTGCACACCGACCGCACCGGCGGCGAGCATGACGCGGTGATCGCGGCCGCGCAGGCGCGGAGCATCCCCGTCATCACAGCCGAGCAATTGCTCGAATGGACTGACGGTCGCAACGCCTCCTCGTTCAAGAACATCGCCCGAAACGGCGGCGAACTGACGTTCACACTCACTCCGGGCAGCGGGTCCGCCGGGCTTCAGGCGATGCTACCGACCGAGGGCGCCACCGGAACCCTCCGGTCGGTCTCCCGCGGCGGCACTGAGGTGTCGTTCCAGACGAAGGTGGTGAAGGGCGTCGACTACGCCGTGTTCGCTGCGGTCGACGGCAACTACACGGCTCGATACAGTGTCGATTCGACGGCCCCGACAATCAGTTCGGGAACCGCGGTCGCGACCGGTGGCACCACGGCCGATGTCTCGTGGACGACCGATGAGCCGGCGTCCCCGCGGGTCGAGTTCGGCACGTCGCCGACCGCGTTGACATCGTCGTCCCAGGCGGCGACGCTTGCCACCTCGCATCGGGTCCAGCTCACCGGCCTCGCCCCGAACACCACCTACTACTACCGTGTCGTCGCGACCGACGCGTACGGGAACACCGCCGAGTGGCCGGAGACCGGGGAACCGGCTGCGCGTTTCAGCACGCCGTCGGCTGCCGCCACCGACACGACCGTGTCGCAGTTCGGTGCGGGCTCCCTAGGCACGGGCACGTACCTTGCCGACTCGGCCGGCGGGGAAGTGCAGCTCGCACCGCTCTTCGGCACCGAGTTCGCAGGATCTGGCGTGCCTGCCGGCTGGTCGACCGGAGGCTGGACCGGCGGGACGACGACGTTCTCCGGCGGCACCGCATCGGTCGACGGCTCGTGGCTCCGCACGGATGTTCGTGTCGCCTCCGGCCGTGCCGTCGAGTTCGCCGGAACATTCAGCGGCGCACCGTACCAGAACGCAGGATTCGGTGTCACGCTCGCCTCCGGCGGTGAGTCATGGGCGATGTTCGGCACGAACGAGACCACCGGGGTGCTGCAGGCGCGCACCCGCAACGCCGGGGGGGCGGTGATCGACGTCGCACTCGGGTCCCAGTACACGGGCTCCGAGCACGTGTTCCGGATCGAGTGGGATTCGTCGGTGCGGTTCTACGTCGATGGTGTGCTCGTGCACACCGCGGCGACGGTGAGCGGCACGATGCGCGCGCTCGCCAGCGAGTACACCAACGGCGGCGGCGATCTCGAGCTGAAGTGGTTGCGTGTGACGCCGCACGCCTCCAACGGCTCATTCCTGTCGCGCATCCATGACGCCGGGGTGACCGCCGACTGGGGCGCACTGAGCTATTCGGCCCAGGTTCCCGCGGGTTCGACCCTTGCGCTGGACGTTCGTACCGGAGATACCGCGAATCCCGACGCGACCTGGACCGCGTTCACGCGGGTCGCGACCGGCGAAGATGTGCCGGGTTCCGGCCGATACCTCCAGTACCGAGCGCGGTTCACCACCGGAGACGGCTACGTCACGCCCGTCCTCGCTGCGGTGAACCTGCCGTACACCCCGCGTCCGCCGGCGCCTGACACGACCGCGCCGACGATCTCGGATCTCACCTCCCAGGTGATCGGGCAGAGCACGGCGAGAATCACGTGGTCGACGGATGAACAGGCAACGACGCGCGTTGAGTACGGCACTTCCCCCGATGTGCTCGATTCGGCCGCGGAGGTCATGACACTCACAACGGCGCACAGCATCGATCTCTTGGACCTCGCTCCGCAGTCGCAGTACTTCTTCCGCGTCGTCTCGGCCGATGCAGCCGGGAACACCGCGACCTCGACGGTCGCACAGTTCACCACTCCGACACCCGACACCACTGCCCCGCTCATCACGGGACAGACCCCGGCACCGGGCGCGACGGAAGTGGCGGTTGACACCGACGTCACGGTGACGTTCAACGAGCCGATGTCCACACCGACGTTCACGCCCGCGAGCGTCGTGCTCCGCGCGGCGGGTGCAGGAACGGACGTCGCCGCGACGATCGCCGTCTTCGGCGCCGTCGTCACCCTCGATCCAGACGCGAATCTGCTGCCGGCCACCGCATACAGCGTCACCGTTGCGGGCAGCGTCGCGGATGCCTCGGGCAACCCGCTCGGCTCTGCCGCCACGTGGTCCTTCACGACCGCATCGGCCGTCGCCACCGTACTCGACGACAGCACGTTCTCGCAGTTCACCGCGGGGGCGACGGACCCGTCGACCTACGTCGCGAACTCCGCGGGCGGTGAGGTCACGCTTGCACCGCTGATCGGTGCCGAGTTCGAGGGATCGGGCGTGCCCGCCGGATGGGCGAGGGGAAGCTGGACCGGCGGCACGACGGCGTTCCCCGGCGGCAACGCGTCGGTCGACGGGTCGTGGCTGCGGACCACCGCATCAGGCGGCTCGGGGCGGGCCCTCGAGTTCTCGGCGACGTTCACGGGTGCTGCGTTCCAGAACGCCGGATTCGCCGAAGCGCTGACCGGTGCGAACGAGTCGTGGGCGATGTTCGGCACGAACGAGACCACCGGAGTACTGCAGGCGCGCACGCGGAACACCGGCGGTGCGGTCGTCGATGTCGCGCTCGGGTCGCAGTACGTCGGTTCGGAGCATGTGTTCCGGATCGAATGGGACTCCGGCGTTCGCTTCTACATCGACGGTGCGCTTGTTCACACCGCGGCGTCCGTCGGCGGCTCGATGCGCCCACTCGCCAGCGACTACAGCACGGGGGGCGGCGGTGTCACCTTGCGCTGGATGCGCCTCACGACTTCGCTTCCGACGATCACGACCGACTTCGACGGTGCAGGTCTGCCGTCAGGTTGGCGAAGTTCCCTCTGGGCCGGCGGTTCCGGCGGCACGGCGGTCTCCGGCGGCGTGGTCGCGGTGAACGGAGCGCTCCTTCGCACCGCCGACCTCTCGGGTCCCGGCAGTTCACTCGAATTCGTCGCCACGTTCGGTGCCGCGAGCTTCCAGCACGTCGGCCTCGGAACCGACCTGTCGGGCAGCTCTCCGTGGGCGATCTTCAGCACGATGGGGAGCACGGACACGCTGTATGCGCGCACCAACGATGCCGGGAGGTTCGCCGACACGCCGCTCGGCACGGGGCTCGTGGGCACTGCGCACACCTACCGGATCGACTGGCTCGAGGACCGCCTCGTGTTCTCGATCGACGGCACGGTTCGCCATACAGCGAACCTCTCGCTCTCGGGCAGGATGGGCGTCGTGGTCAGCGACTACACTGCAGGCGGCGCGGCCGTGACGGTCGACCGTGTGCAATCGACCTCGGCCCCGCGGACCGGAGTATTCACGTCTCGCGTGCTGGACGCCGGGAAGACGGCCGAATGGCAGACCCTCGACGTCGCGGCACAGGGGCCCGGGGGTACCTCGGTCGTGATCGAGGTACGAACGGGCGACACCGTGACTCCTGATGGATCGTGGACGGCCTTCACGCTGGTGAACGCCGGAGCAGACATACCGGGTGGTTCCCGCTACATCCAGTACCGTGCGACACTGACGGGAACGACGTCGGTCTCCCCGACGCTCGAACGGGTGGGTGTCACCGGCCTGGTCGCGCCGTAG
- a CDS encoding FG-GAP repeat domain-containing protein — protein MAERTFTVADSGLVSPSSGWQFCSGRFITTSGQADLFGYHPINGTLWVGTNAGGGFGFGHWGTVSPSDGWWFGAGDFSAETGDDIVGYHPSNGTLWVGRNAGTHFALEQWGSVQPASGWRFGVGYFTGGAKADLFAYHPSNGSLWVGQNTGAGFSFTQWGTVTTGPVWQFAVGDFTGSGRPDVAGYNPSDGSIWLGENAGGEFDLAQHGVLQPAAGWQLSPGYFTGRAKADLFAYHPSNGSMWVGTNDGTRFAFEQWDSANPTSGWEFIPGQFTEDTWVDLLGYQAATGQLRLWRSTVRPVEGYCWPLSAEPGQRISFMTSGGDACTATIRRHTSTSADIDSETVMQIDFTSPVQPTPAEPWHVGCGWSETFGVDVGAGWRSGIYSALCVDAEGRSADITFVVKPKPTQRSQVALLANTNTWLAYDGWGGASKYTGLAQISLMRPMENAAPSTPFPTDWHLTRGELWIQGWLESAGYDPDSYSDLDFHENGCDAGQYRLLVVGTHPEYWTPEMYDNLLAYLDDGGSFAYLGGNGLFETCVYNAGAREMMYLEGVEGGSRVPALLRTREPLRPERAVIGVATERCAVTGSPYEVVDADHPLFGGMGLSNGDRFGQVGLNTGFGNGKASAWEVDTADGLGAISIPYSCAMETPAVIPPSELPDGLAFLATGVFDGTGPGADMICYEHPGGGFVFSVGSLTFGGSLVVDPTIQQLMQNVLTKAGVTPA, from the coding sequence ATGGCTGAGCGCACGTTCACGGTGGCCGACTCGGGGCTGGTGTCGCCGAGTTCCGGATGGCAATTCTGCTCCGGGCGGTTCATCACCACGTCGGGTCAAGCCGACCTCTTCGGATATCACCCGATCAATGGCACCCTGTGGGTGGGCACGAACGCCGGCGGCGGATTCGGGTTCGGGCACTGGGGTACGGTCTCGCCCTCGGACGGGTGGTGGTTCGGGGCAGGCGATTTCAGCGCGGAAACAGGAGACGACATCGTCGGCTACCACCCCAGCAATGGCACCTTGTGGGTCGGCAGGAACGCCGGTACCCACTTCGCGTTGGAACAGTGGGGTTCGGTGCAACCCGCATCGGGCTGGCGATTCGGCGTCGGCTACTTCACTGGAGGAGCCAAGGCCGACCTGTTCGCGTACCACCCGAGCAACGGGAGTCTCTGGGTCGGCCAGAATACCGGCGCCGGGTTCTCGTTCACCCAGTGGGGCACGGTGACGACTGGCCCCGTATGGCAATTCGCGGTGGGTGATTTCACCGGCAGCGGTCGTCCGGATGTGGCCGGGTACAACCCGAGCGACGGTTCGATCTGGCTCGGAGAGAATGCGGGAGGTGAGTTCGATCTTGCGCAGCACGGGGTCCTTCAGCCTGCGGCGGGGTGGCAACTGTCCCCGGGGTACTTCACCGGCCGGGCGAAAGCGGACCTCTTCGCTTATCACCCCAGCAACGGCAGCATGTGGGTCGGGACCAACGACGGAACACGCTTCGCGTTCGAACAATGGGACTCGGCGAATCCGACGTCGGGATGGGAGTTCATTCCCGGGCAGTTCACCGAGGACACGTGGGTCGACCTGCTCGGATATCAGGCGGCGACGGGGCAGCTGCGGTTGTGGCGATCGACCGTACGACCCGTGGAAGGGTATTGCTGGCCACTCTCGGCCGAGCCGGGCCAGCGCATCTCCTTCATGACCTCGGGCGGAGACGCGTGCACCGCAACCATCCGCCGACACACATCCACCTCCGCTGACATCGATTCGGAGACGGTGATGCAGATCGACTTCACCTCGCCCGTGCAGCCCACCCCGGCGGAGCCGTGGCATGTCGGGTGCGGCTGGAGCGAGACGTTCGGGGTCGATGTCGGTGCTGGGTGGAGATCTGGGATCTACTCCGCACTGTGCGTCGACGCCGAGGGTCGCAGTGCCGACATCACCTTCGTGGTGAAACCGAAGCCGACGCAACGCTCGCAGGTCGCGCTGCTGGCGAACACCAACACGTGGCTGGCGTACGACGGGTGGGGCGGCGCATCCAAGTACACCGGACTGGCGCAGATCAGCCTCATGCGTCCGATGGAGAACGCCGCTCCATCCACGCCGTTCCCGACCGACTGGCACCTCACCCGAGGCGAACTCTGGATCCAGGGCTGGCTTGAGAGTGCAGGCTACGACCCCGACTCGTACTCCGACCTCGACTTCCACGAGAACGGATGCGACGCCGGGCAATACCGTCTTCTGGTGGTCGGAACCCACCCCGAGTACTGGACTCCGGAGATGTACGACAATCTCCTCGCCTACCTGGATGACGGTGGCAGCTTTGCCTACCTGGGCGGAAACGGACTCTTCGAAACGTGCGTGTACAACGCCGGGGCACGCGAGATGATGTACCTCGAAGGCGTCGAAGGCGGCTCTCGCGTGCCCGCGCTCCTGCGAACGCGTGAACCTCTGCGCCCTGAACGAGCGGTGATCGGCGTCGCCACCGAACGATGTGCAGTGACGGGATCACCGTACGAGGTGGTGGACGCCGATCATCCCCTCTTCGGGGGCATGGGTCTGTCGAACGGCGACCGATTCGGCCAAGTGGGCCTGAACACGGGATTCGGCAACGGCAAGGCGAGCGCATGGGAGGTCGATACGGCAGATGGGCTCGGAGCGATCTCGATTCCGTACAGCTGCGCCATGGAGACTCCCGCCGTCATCCCCCCTTCCGAGTTGCCGGACGGGTTGGCGTTCCTCGCGACCGGTGTGTTCGACGGCACTGGGCCCGGCGCCGACATGATCTGCTATGAGCATCCGGGGGGCGGCTTCGTGTTCTCCGTCGGTTCGTTGACGTTCGGGGGCAGCCTCGTCGTGGATCCGACGATCCAGCAGTTGATGCAGAACGTGCTGACCAAAGCCGGCGTCACCCCCGCCTGA